One Mycobacterium sp. SMC-4 DNA window includes the following coding sequences:
- a CDS encoding SRPBCC family protein: protein MTDRIEVSRAITASPSEIFAVLSDPQGHVAIDATGMLQDADGAPVRAVGDSFVVHMDREALNDFPLGRYDVTVQITEFEQDRLLAWTILGQVRPQIGHVYGYRLQPEGDTTVVTSFYDWTAIDKQWREADIFPVVSEGALRATLGILDRTVRRGYPRSST from the coding sequence ATGACCGACCGTATTGAAGTCAGCCGTGCGATCACCGCCTCGCCCTCTGAGATCTTCGCCGTGCTCAGCGACCCGCAGGGCCACGTCGCCATCGACGCGACCGGCATGCTTCAAGACGCCGACGGCGCGCCCGTGCGTGCGGTGGGCGATTCGTTCGTCGTCCATATGGACCGCGAAGCGCTCAACGACTTTCCCCTGGGCCGCTACGACGTCACCGTCCAGATCACCGAATTCGAGCAGGACCGCCTTCTGGCCTGGACCATCCTGGGGCAGGTCCGTCCGCAGATCGGGCATGTATACGGCTACCGCCTGCAACCCGAGGGCGACACTACGGTGGTGACCTCGTTCTACGACTGGACCGCCATCGACAAGCAATGGCGCGAGGCCGACATCTTCCCGGTGGTGTCCGAGGGAGCGCTACGCGCGACGCTCGGCATCCTCGATCGGACCGTGCGGCGCGGCTACCCCCGGTCGTCAACCTAG
- a CDS encoding helix-turn-helix transcriptional regulator — protein sequence MLRLAVDFIQQNAHYDITIRDIAAASDVTPRALQYAFREHLDTTPLEYLRRVRLERAHQALKTADPACDTVTSIAGRCGFSHPGRFSSAYKQVFGTEPSRTLRSS from the coding sequence ATGCTGCGCCTGGCAGTGGATTTTATTCAGCAGAACGCGCACTACGACATCACGATTCGCGACATCGCGGCGGCCAGTGACGTGACTCCGCGTGCCCTGCAATACGCATTTCGTGAGCACCTGGACACCACGCCGCTGGAATACCTGCGGCGAGTCCGCTTGGAACGGGCTCATCAGGCGTTGAAGACGGCTGACCCGGCCTGCGACACCGTGACATCGATCGCCGGCCGGTGTGGATTCAGCCATCCCGGACGTTTCAGCAGTGCCTACAAGCAGGTGTTCGGGACAGAGCCCAGCCGAACCCTGCGGAGTTCCTGA